From the Hevea brasiliensis isolate MT/VB/25A 57/8 unplaced genomic scaffold, ASM3005281v1 Scaf353, whole genome shotgun sequence genome, the window GTATGGCTTCTGCACTTCACCTGATAATAAAACTGTCAACTGTGATTGCTTGCCTGGCTACTCACCATGGGATCCTAATGTTCCCTCAAAAGGCTGCTACCCTAATGTGGTGATGGACTTTTGTGCTCCTAATTCTTCGACTTCAGATTTCACTATCGAAGTGATTGATAATGCTGATTTCCCAAATGGGCCTTTTGCTGATATGGCAAGGACTGCACCAGCAGATTTTGATCAATGCCAGAGTGAAATCACGGGTGATTGTTTTGCCATGGCAGCTGTTTTGGTCGAATCTGTGTGTTACAAGAAGAGAATGCCTTTGTTGAATGCTAGAAGAAGCTTCCCTTCTACAAGTAATATAGTGGCATTTCTTAAAGTTCCGAAGGTAAATAACACGAgcgaaattcaagacaataacagGCGTAAATATCCATCCGGGGCTGTTCTGTTAGCAGGACTTCTGTTGTGTTCGATAATGGCTTTGCTCTTCGCAGTAATTGCCATTTACCATCACCCTCTAGCTCAGCCTTATATAAGTATCAAGCCGGTTCCAAGTCCAAAGCCTGTAGAAATAAATTTGAAGGCATTTTCCTACCAGGAGTTGCGCCAAGCAACAGATGGTTTCAGAAATAAACTTGGGAAAGGTGCTTTTGGTACTGTCTACAGTGGGGTGTTAAATATAGAGGATAAAGATGTTGAGATTGCTGTGAAGCAGCTTGAGAAGATCATTGATCAAGGCGAAAAAGAATTCCTGACAGAAGTCCAAGTAATTGGTCTAACTCACCACAGGAATCTTGTTAGGCTGTTGGGTTTCTGCAATGAGCAGAATCATCGACTTTTGGTTTATGAGCTAATGAAGAATGGGACTTTGTCCAATTTTCTGTTTGGTGAGGAGACAAAACCAAGTTGGGATAAAAGAGCAGAAATAGTACTTGGAATTGCAAGAGGCTTGTTATACTTGCATGAAGAGTGTGAAACGCAGATCATCCATTGCGACATAAAGCCACAGAATGTTCTTCTTGACATCAATTATACAGCCAAGATAGCAGATTTTGGTCTCGCAAAGCTCCTGATGAAGGACCAGACTCGAACGAGCACGAATGTTAGAGGAACCATGGGATATATGGCGCCTGAATGGCTCAAGAATGCTCCTGTGACGACTAAAGTTGATGTCTACAGCTTTGGTGTGATGTTGCTTGAGACTATTTTTTGCAGAAGGCACTTAGAGTTGCATCAAGTTGATGAAGCAAGAGAAGGAGATGACATGATTCTAACGGATTGGGTTCTGTGTTCGGTAAGAACTGATAACTTAAAAGCCATTGTCAGCCATGATCCTGATGTTTTACAGGATTTTAATAGGTTCGAGAGAATGGTGATGGCAGGATTATGGTGCATATGTCCTAACCCAACTCTCAGACCATCATTGAAAAAGGTTATGCAAATGTTGGAAGGAACAATAGAAGTTGGTACTCCTCCTCTGATTGATGCACAAATGTTTTAAGATCATTGGTATTATCTCCGTTTCATGCGTTTAAGATAATTGTAAACAGTGCAATATGCACCAGGGGAATGAATAAGGATTTAGGCTGTTGTTTCCATGATAAACGCAGGAAGAAAACAGAGTTATATCATTCtagtttttttacttttattttaagtttaattatgtTCGCAGATATGCATTTCATTGGTTAAATCTTCATACATTGGATTAGAATCGCAGAATCCAGCATTCTTGAAAACTCTCCGAGTTCTTGTGCCTTTTCATTTCTGTATTTATATGTAACCGTAAACAGTTTGCCTGATCTAAGTTGTAGTAATTGGAATTTGAATTATGGCCTCAATTAACACTGAGTTATATAAACAGATAGCATAGCTGTTTATTCATTGCATATAAGATTATAGTGCGATTCATTGAGTTAGGCTGTCTATCTGTTCTGTTCTGCTATTAGTAGATCAGTATTATAATTCAAATCCCCCCATTAGTTGACCCTAGAAATTCCATATCTTTTGCTCTTATTTTTCTATTATATTTCAATAACGTGCAGAACATAAAGTTTCTGCCATTATTCTCGCATGCCTTCACCACATAATTAAGTGCCGGTGTGCAAAAATTCTGACATCTAAGCTAAACCTACCTAATAATTTTTCATCTATTATATCATCTATTTGCAGGTTTTCCTTGCGTGAACATGGTTACTTGGTTAATTAATTAACGTGTTGATTGTTGACTAAGCCTCTGTGGCCATACTGTTGAATACAACAGATTACCCACCAGTGCAAAATGCAAGATTGGAAGTCCATTGATCTGGAAAGAGTCAAAGATAATAAAATGGCTCTTTTAGCGCAAGTGGTAGAGAAGAGGACTAAAGTCAGCAGATTGGAATTTGGCTTCGCCGCCTGCCATGCCTTCACCATCTTACCTTTGTTGATTGACTacttaattataaattatccaCATCCAAGTCAAAACAATATATTCAATTGGGAGTTAATGGCTATCAAATGGGAGAGGGAATTAATTTCTGGTCTTGTAGAATTTCTTCCTCTTTTCACTTTGATTCATTGATAATTGTTTCCAACTCATAAACCTTTGGTAATATACTTGTTTATTTCTTTTCAGTTCCAAAAAAGAAAGTTAGAAATGGCTGCCAAGAAACTTCTTCCTTATCTTCTGATACTAGCGCTAAACTTCTGTGGATTACATGCCCAGATTCTGCCAAATATAAGCCTAGGTTCCAGTATTACAGCTGGAACCAATGATTCTTGGCGATCCCTCTCTGGTGAATTTGCATTTGGGTTCTATCCTCTGCAGAACAATCTCTATCTTATGGGGATTTGGTTCGACAAAATACCAGAAAGAACGCTAGTCTGGTCGGCTAACCGCGATACTCCTGCAGAAGCTGGATCCACAATCCGCCTAACTTTCGCCGGTCAGCTTTTCCTAACTTATTCCAATGGTAGTGTTCAATCTGTATACGGTGGAGCCGCTGCGAGTTTAGGATTCATGGAAAATAATGGCAACTTTGTGCTGAAAGATGGCAATTCCAGAGTCATCTGGCAGAGCTTTGATTCGCCAACAGATACACTCTTACCTACTCAAGTTCTAACTAATGGCCAAATGCTCTTTTCAAATGCAAAAGGGACTACTGATTACTCAACTGGAAACTTCATGTTGGAAATGCAATATGATGGGAATTTGGTGCTTTCTGCTTATCACTTCTCTGATCCTGGATATTGGTTCACTGGAACTCTGGTCAGCAATGACAGTCTGGTGTTTGATTCTAATGCTTCCCTATACATTGTCAATAGCACCAATGATGTTATTTACTCTTTGACGGAAAACTTCTCAGCCCCGACTGGTGAGTACTATCACCGAGCAACGATTGATGATATGGGCAATTTCCAACAATATGTTTATCATAAATCAAACGGTAGTGGATGGATAAGTGTGTGGAAGGCTATCCATGAACCTTGCTTGGTTAATGCTGTATGCGGTGTCAATGGCATGTGTTCTTCTCCGGATAATGAAACAGTGACCTGTAATTGCATACCAGGTTACATTCCATTGGATCCTAATCACGTTTCAAAAGGGTGTCACCCTGAAACTGTGGTGAATTATTGTGCAGACCCTTCAATGAGAAATTTCACAATTGCGGTGATTGATGATGCTGACTTCCCATTCGAGGGTTTTGCAGATCTGGATAGAGTATTGAATGTTGATGTGGAGGGATGCAAAGTGGCTCTCATGGATGATTGCTATAGCATTGCTGCTTCCTTGGTTGATTCTAGATGCAATAAGAAAAGAATGCCTCTGCTAAATGCAAGAAAAAGTGCTTCTACCAAGGGAATCACTGCATTTGTCAAGGTGCCACTGAAGAGCAGCAATCCTGGCACTCAGGAAGGTGAGAAGAAAAATCATTTTAATTTTCGAGCTTTTCTGGAGATTAGTCTTATTGTTAGTGCCACTCTTGCTTTCGTGTTCGGAGCCACAGCCATCTACTATCATCCAGGTACTAGAAAATTTGTCAGAAGGAAGCACTCTTCTAATACTACTATAGGAGTCAACTTTCGAGAATTCAAATACGTAGAGCTGCATGAGGCAACAAATGGGTTTAGTAAGACCGTGGGAAGAGGATCCTCTGGTAAAGTTTACAGTGGGGTTCTAAGCTTAAAGAATGTGCGGATCGAAATTGCAGTAAAGAAGCTGGAGAAAGAGATTGAGAAAAGTGAAGAGGAATTCATGACAGAACTCAAGATAATAGGCCGGACATACCACAAGAATTTGGTAAGACTATTGGGCTATTGTGTAGAGAACAATCAACGGCTTCTAGTCTATGAGTTAATGGCCAATGGCACACTATCTGATCTTCTGTTTGAGGAAGGAGAAAGGCCAAGCTGGGTTCCGAGGGCAGAAATGGTGCTTGGAATATCAAGAGGCTTGCTTTACTTGCATGAAGAGTGCGAGACCCAGATAATCCATTGTGACGTAAAGCCTCAAAATGTTCTGCTTGATGCCAATTACAGTGCCAAGATTGCAGATTTTGGCCTGTCGAAGCTATTGAACAAAGAGCAAACCAGAACAGACACAAATGTAAGAGGGACAATGGGATATTTGGCACCTGAGTGGCTGAGGAATGCACCAGTGACATCTAAAGTGGATGTTTACAGTTTTGGAGTGGTGTTACTTGAAATTTTATGCTGCAGAAGGCACATTGAGTTAAATCGGGTGGAGGAAGAGAGCGAAGAGGATGATCTTGTTCTCTCGGATTGGGTTGTAAGTTGTATGATGAAAGGGAAGCTAGAGATGGTAGTAAGGCATGATCCTGAAGTATTGAGTGATTTTAAGAGGTTCGAGAGAATGGCAATGGTGGGAATATGGTGCATTCATCCTGATCCAGTTCTTAGACCTTCTATGAAGAAGGTCACACAGATGCTGGAAGGAACGTCGGAGGTTGGAATTCCTCCTCTGGTTCATGATCAAATGTCCTAGTTTGGTCTTAAGACTCATGATAAGTAAGTTAATATTAGGGAATTAGTCGATTAATGTAATTTAGTTATGATACTTGTGAAGTCAGAAAACTTCCTCAAACGTATGATTTTTGTTGTTAAGAGTTGCTTATCTTTTAAGAATGTTTGATTTTAAAGcttatactaaaataattttaataataaaaattaaaaaaataaataaatattagatAAGTTAAGACCTCTCATTCTAATGGGTTGGGCAAAATGTTCAACCGTTAATTTTATggcttcttttattatttttttttccatgtTAATAGGGAATGAGATTTAAGATTTTATATAGAGGGAGCATGTAATTCGGAattacacaataatttctaaaatatgaatttatttgATGGGTTCTTATAACTAGGAAAGAACAAGGGTTTTGTCAGACTCATCTAAGCCTACGTAATGGGAGGTTAAATGTAGCGTTGTTTGAGGAAGGGAATGAATCCTTCAAAATGTTTTGGCTGAGGTTCAGTTCTTCTGGGCTTAGAGGTTGTAGTGGGTGCCGCTCATAGCTTGAAATTGGATAGGAATATGAGCAATTGTTTGGATGCGGACGCCATGGCTATGAACCAAAATCTAAGCTTTCGTTGTCCTCAAATAGGGGACATGAGGCTTTGAACAATTcacttttctttaataatttcttaaaatttagaaataaaataaataaaatgtgaaaaagattAATagcttttaatattattttttcccTAAAAAGCATGTTGCAAGCCTATAATTCAACTGAGAAAATTTATATTTCCATATCatcattaagttgcaataacttttataaaataaatatattgtatatatttttttatggaaAATCCAACAGGTCCATCcatacaaatttattttttattttctaaattatgCCATAACTAATATTTGGGTCCTTCAATTTCCAACAATAGCTGATTTAGTCTTTAATAGTTGGTTCCATCAATAATTAGGTCCTTCGTCCATTTTTAGTCAATTTGGCTTAATGGATAGAGTACTGGTTCTAGCCCTATCCATTGCTCTTCCCACACTAATGTTGGTTCTTATAATTGATATGCAATTGCCTTTTAGGTGTTGACTCTGTTCTTACTGTTGTTGATGTAATGCATGTATCTATAATTCTATAAATATATGAAGAGGGAAATATTGAAATTTCTAAAAATATTCATTGTAATTTAGTATTATAATaatgaaatattaaatttaattgattatgtaatttaaaattaattataataataaataattaaatttaattagctattaaaaattaaaattaattaaaattggtaggattctattaaaaaattaaaaaaattaattaaactgtAAAATCGTTGGAAAAAGACAAAAAAATATGttcttttctactaaaaataaaatcgttgaaaaaaaataaaatgttgtattaaaatactattttaaatttataataacatattttgaaagaaaaatatatatatttttaataaaataaaaatattgtagaattaaaagaaaaaataataataataaaaataattttgtttattctatatatatatatatatatatatatatatatatatatatatatatatatatatatggtacttttttaatttattaagtagaataattttttaataaataataattttatttttataaataattcaaaattttatttaagtaaaattattaataatatttttaatttattataaaattaatttaaatatttttatctctttgtgtaaataaattatatagtttTCTAAAAAGATgataaattatagaaaataaaaattatacttaaatttaaaattcttaattatatacTTACATTTAACTTTTTTTATAAGTTCTTTAAGtttccattaaaaaaaattaatcgggtatttaataattttttagaaaataaaattataaacaaattaaaaagtaaatttcTTATATATATGGGGGTATAAATCGGGTATTTAATAATAgggttcacggtttgcaagaaatctagcccaaaagtcgaaaatgagctaaaacttttcgagcaaaaattggacaaactacTTGATGAATTTTTATGTTCTTAGTGTCAatgaaaagctct encodes:
- the LOC110654127 gene encoding G-type lectin S-receptor-like serine/threonine-protein kinase LECRK3 isoform X1 — protein: MAAKKLLPYLLILALNFCGLHAQILPNISLGSSITAGTNDSWRSLSGEFAFGFYPLQNNLYLMGIWFDKIPERTLVWSANRDTPAEAGSTIRLTFAGQLFLTYSNGSVQSVYGGAAASLGFMENNGNFVLKDGNSRVIWQSFDSPTDTLLPTQVLTNGQMLFSNAKGTTDYSTGNFMLEMQYDGNLVLSAYHFSDPGYWFTGTLVSNDSLVFDSNASLYIVNSTNDVIYSLTENFSAPTGEYYHRATIDDMGNFQQYVYHKSNGSGWISVWKAIHEPCLVNAVCGVNGMCSSPDNETVTCNCIPGYIPLDPNHVSKGCHPETVVNYCADPSMRNFTIAVIDDADFPFEGFADLDRVLNVDVEGCKVALMDDCYSIAASLVDSRCNKKRMPLLNARKSASTKGITAFVKVPLKSSNPGTQEGEKKNHFNFRAFLEISLIVSATLAFVFGATAIYYHPGTRKFVRRKHSSNTTIGVNFREFKYVELHEATNGFSKTVGRGSSGKVYSGVLSLKNVRIEIAVKKLEKEIEKSEEEFMTELKIIGRTYHKNLVRLLGYCVENNQRLLVYELMANGTLSDLLFEEGERPSWVPRAEMVLGISRGLLYLHEECETQIIHCDVKPQNVLLDANYSAKIADFGLSKLLNKEQTRTDTNVRGTMGYLAPEWLRNAPVTSKVDVYSFGVVLLEILCCRRHIELNRVEEESEEDDLVLSDWVVSCMMKGKLEMVVRHDPEVLSDFKRFERMAMVGIWCIHPDPVLRPSMKKVTQMLEGTSEVGIPPLVHDQMS
- the LOC110654127 gene encoding G-type lectin S-receptor-like serine/threonine-protein kinase LECRK3 isoform X2, whose amino-acid sequence is MAAKKLLPYLLILALNFCGLHAQILPNISLGSSITAGTNDSWRSLSGEFAFGFYPLQNNLYLMGIWFDKIPERTLVWSANRDTPAEAGSTIRLTFAGQLFLTYSNGSVQSVYGGAAASLGFMENNGNFVLKDGNSRVIWQSFDSPTDTLLPTQVLTNGQMLFSNAKGTTDYSTGNFMLEMQYDGNLVLSAYHFSDPGYWFTGTLVSNDSLVFDSNASLYIVNSTNDVIYSLTENFSAPTGEYYHRATIDDMGNFQQYVYHKSNGSGWISVWKAIHEPCLVNAVCGVNGMCSSPDNETVTCNCIPGYIPLDPNHVSKGCHPETVVNYCADPSMRNFTIAVIDDADFPFEGFADLDRVLNVDVEGCKVALMDDCYSIAASLVDSRCNKKRMPLLNARKSASTKGITAFVKVPLKSSNPGTQEAIYYHPGTRKFVRRKHSSNTTIGVNFREFKYVELHEATNGFSKTVGRGSSGKVYSGVLSLKNVRIEIAVKKLEKEIEKSEEEFMTELKIIGRTYHKNLVRLLGYCVENNQRLLVYELMANGTLSDLLFEEGERPSWVPRAEMVLGISRGLLYLHEECETQIIHCDVKPQNVLLDANYSAKIADFGLSKLLNKEQTRTDTNVRGTMGYLAPEWLRNAPVTSKVDVYSFGVVLLEILCCRRHIELNRVEEESEEDDLVLSDWVVSCMMKGKLEMVVRHDPEVLSDFKRFERMAMVGIWCIHPDPVLRPSMKKVTQMLEGTSEVGIPPLVHDQMS